A genomic stretch from Prochlorococcus marinus str. MIT 9312 includes:
- the pyrC gene encoding dihydroorotase — protein MKTLTIIKPDDWHLHLREGLVLKNIIHFTSEFFGRAIVMPNTKIPITTIDGAISYKKSIVEALPESSKFEPLMTMYLTDETDKGELINGFKNNVFFAAKLYPANATTNSIHGVKKIKNLYKIFESMQDSGMPLLIHGEVTDSEVDVFDREEVFIDRELSQITKRFPKLKIVLEHITTSYAVDFVQENNIGATITPHHLHINRNAMFFGGLNSDFYCLPVAKREKNRLALRKAATSGKECFFLGTDSAPHLRKWKAFCGCAGIFNSPVAIESYLTVFEEENALDNFEKFASLNGSDFYNLHPNKEKLKLVSKPNKIKEYIDVVEEKNIVGQIKPFHAGETLQWHVEGIVN, from the coding sequence TTGAAGACATTAACCATAATAAAACCTGATGATTGGCATTTACATTTAAGAGAAGGTCTTGTATTAAAAAATATCATTCATTTTACTTCAGAATTTTTTGGAAGAGCTATCGTTATGCCAAATACTAAAATTCCCATAACAACTATTGATGGCGCTATTTCTTACAAAAAATCTATTGTTGAAGCGTTACCAGAAAGTTCTAAGTTTGAACCATTAATGACAATGTATCTTACAGATGAGACTGATAAAGGAGAACTAATAAATGGTTTCAAAAATAATGTTTTTTTCGCAGCAAAATTATATCCTGCTAATGCCACAACAAATTCCATTCATGGAGTTAAGAAAATAAAAAATCTATATAAGATCTTTGAATCAATGCAAGATTCTGGAATGCCTCTTCTAATTCATGGGGAAGTGACTGATTCTGAAGTGGATGTATTTGATAGAGAAGAAGTTTTTATAGATAGAGAACTTTCCCAAATAACTAAAAGATTTCCAAAATTAAAAATCGTTTTAGAACATATAACCACCTCTTATGCAGTGGATTTTGTTCAAGAAAATAATATTGGAGCTACTATCACTCCCCATCATTTGCACATAAATAGAAATGCAATGTTTTTTGGAGGCTTAAATAGTGATTTTTACTGCTTACCTGTGGCTAAGAGGGAAAAAAATAGACTGGCTTTGAGGAAAGCTGCAACAAGTGGGAAAGAATGTTTTTTCTTGGGAACTGACTCTGCTCCACACCTAAGAAAGTGGAAGGCTTTTTGTGGTTGTGCAGGTATTTTTAATTCGCCAGTAGCAATAGAAAGCTATTTAACTGTATTTGAAGAGGAAAATGCTCTAGATAATTTTGAGAAGTTTGCAAGTTTGAATGGCTCTGATTTTTATAATTTGCACCCAAATAAAGAAAAATTAAAATTAGTGTCTAAACCTAATAAAATTAAAGAATATATTGATGTTGTTGAAGAAAAAAATATTGTCGGACAAATAAAACCATTTCATGCAGGTGAAACTTTACAATGGCATGTAGAAGGGATTGTAAATTAA